The following proteins come from a genomic window of Actinopolyspora saharensis:
- a CDS encoding SAM-dependent methyltransferase, whose translation MNIGDPVRSEGIDVETPNAARMYDYYLGGSHNFAADRQAAERAVGITPTMIPGARGNRAFLQRAVRFCLEQGIRQFLDLGSGIPTVGHVHEIAHAQDPSARVAYVDNEHVAVAHTRQILEGVDTATITQADLRRPAEVLAAPGVAGLLDFEEPVAVLAAAVLHFIGDEEGPAEIVEAYRRAVAPGSYLVVSHITDHYDEPDRVEGISKLYRDTTHMANHRSVEEFTALLGDLELVEPGLVHATEWRPDTDVVPEGARNAFWAAVGRC comes from the coding sequence ATGAACATCGGGGATCCGGTGCGGTCCGAGGGGATCGACGTGGAGACGCCGAACGCGGCGCGGATGTACGACTACTACCTCGGCGGGTCGCACAACTTCGCCGCGGATCGGCAGGCCGCCGAGCGGGCGGTGGGGATCACCCCGACGATGATCCCGGGGGCGCGGGGCAACCGGGCGTTCCTGCAGCGGGCGGTGCGGTTCTGCCTGGAGCAGGGGATTCGCCAGTTCCTGGATCTGGGGTCGGGAATTCCCACGGTGGGCCACGTGCACGAGATCGCCCACGCGCAGGACCCGTCGGCCCGGGTGGCCTACGTCGACAACGAGCACGTCGCGGTGGCCCACACGCGTCAGATCCTCGAGGGCGTCGACACGGCCACGATCACCCAGGCCGATCTGCGTCGTCCCGCGGAGGTGCTGGCCGCGCCGGGTGTGGCCGGGCTGCTCGACTTCGAGGAGCCGGTGGCCGTGCTGGCCGCGGCGGTGCTGCACTTCATCGGTGACGAGGAGGGGCCCGCCGAGATCGTGGAGGCCTACCGCCGGGCGGTGGCTCCGGGCAGTTACCTGGTGGTTTCGCACATCACCGATCACTACGACGAGCCGGACCGGGTCGAGGGGATCTCGAAGCTGTACCGCGACACCACCCACATGGCCAACCATCGTTCGGTGGAGGAGTTCACCGCGCTGCTCGGCGATCTCGAGCTGGTCGAGCCGGGTCTGGTGCACGCCACCGAGTGGCGGCCGGACACGGACGTGGTGCCGGAGGGCGCCCGCAACGCGTTCTGGGCCGCGGTCGGGCGGTGCTGA